From Hippoglossus stenolepis isolate QCI-W04-F060 chromosome 4, HSTE1.2, whole genome shotgun sequence, a single genomic window includes:
- the st3gal4 gene encoding CMP-N-acetylneuraminate-beta-galactosamide-alpha-2,3-sialyltransferase 4, with the protein MSQKATKTWCLRLLPVLLFFISFVTYYCSNTILQSYGSTSKPLNSSKTLCSGWLTQKKWESLNFNISRQTQLFLKLEDFFWREHQSQLALPYGVKGSELLLLKVLAVTANYQVPANIEKLECRTCVVVGNGFAIKNSSLGNIINKYDVVIRLNDGPVRGYEEDVGNKTTMRFFYPESASDNPGLHNEPGTLMVLVPFKQQDLRWLKEILYNEKRVRKGFWRPPPQIWLGDISKIRVLDPDFLHQTAERLIQFPLHPKTKQNPVHPTTGILAVFVALNYCDVVHIAGFGYPNTNSQSQPIHYYGYDTMRSMKNSYHDLNYEADALKRLEDSGAVLYLHPHTV; encoded by the exons ATGTCCCAGAAGGCAACGAAAA CATGGTGCCTAAGGCTTCTCCCagttctcctcttcttcatctcttttgTCACGTACTACTGTTCCAATACCATACTTCagag ctaCGGCAGCACCAGCAAGCCTCTGAACAGTAGCAAGACACTGTGTAGCGGCTGGCTAACCCAGAAGAAGTGGGAGAGCCTTAACTTTAA CATTAGCCGACAGACGCAGCTCTTTCTGAAACTGGAGGATTTCTTCTGGCGGGAGCATCAGTCTCAGCTGGCATTACCATATGGCGTTAAGGGCAGTG AGCTGTTGCTGCTGAAAGTTCTTGCTGTAACTGCAAATTATCAGGTGCCAGCCAACATTGAAAA GCTTGAATGCAGAACCTGTGTAGTCGTCGGCAATGGCTTTGCTATTAAAAACAGCTCATTgggaaacatcatcaacaaatACGACGTCGTAATTCG GTTGAATGATGGCCCGGTGAGAGGATATGAGGAGGACGTGGGGAACAAGACCACCATGAGGTTCTTCTATCCCGAGTCAGCCTCCGATAACCCTGGACTGCACAACGAGCCCGGCACACTCATGGTCCTGGTGCCTTTCAAACAGCAAGACCTGCGATGGCTCAAAGAAATCCTCTATAATGAGAAGAGG GTCAGGAAAGGGTTTTGGAGGCCCCCTCCCCAAATCTGGTTGGGCGACATCAGTAAAATCAGAGTGCTGGACCCCGACTTTCTGCACCAGACTGCAGAGAGACTGATTCAGTTCCCCCTGCACCCCAAGACTAAGCAG AACCCGGTGCATCCGACCACGGGCATCCTCGCCGTGTTTGTCGCCCTCAACTACTGTGATGTGGTCCACATTGCTGGGTTTGGATACCCTAACACAAATAGCCAAAGTCAGCCCATCCACTACTACGGATACGACACCATGAGGTCTATGAAG AATTCTTACCACGACCTCAATTACGAAGCTGACGCCTTAAAACGACTGGAGGATTCAGGAGCTGTTTTATAcctgcacccacacacagtttga